A part of Corvus cornix cornix isolate S_Up_H32 chromosome Z, ASM73873v5, whole genome shotgun sequence genomic DNA contains:
- the LOC120411494 gene encoding uncharacterized protein LOC120411494 produces the protein MIFKAENTFKAVNAVPQTHTHLEQNVWVTLAKATREETLCLSPALPQNPFTTCLISVPLTACELQQLCNSTPASAACPATGVWPQLSHLGTFSHPALSPQELRILGTLNADSCTNFKFISTRNSPIAWWVNATIPWYQNASHWCNSTTAQLTLSFTTHMQLSQGIFLICGDQAWAEVPMEIKGGPCTLGKLTLSKYNCCSMDPTKPNSPPTYSEPHMLLLLTAEILLSSGTLKTITVFLLAPGVASAKALTSLNKLGCWLAKFSNATDIAIYDLLVDADSIRHTTLQN, from the exons AtgattttcaaagctgaaaatacttttaaagcaGTAAATGC GGTACCTCAGACTCATACTCACCTGGAACAGAACGTCTGGGTGACCCTGGCTAAGGCAACCAGAGAAGAAACCTTATGCCttagccctgctctgccccagaaCCCATTCACAACATGTTTGATCAGCGTCCCTCTCACTGCCTGTGAGCTGCAACAGCTGTGTAACAGTACCCCTGCATCTGCGGCCTGTCCGGCTACTGGAGTGTGGCCACAACTGTCTCACCTCGGGACATTTTCTCACCCTGCTTTATCCCCACAGGAGTTGCGGATTTTAGGCACCTTGAATGCAGATAGTTGTACTAACTTTAAATTTATTAGCACGAGGAACAGTCCTATAGCTTGGTGGGTTAATGCCACGATACCATGGTATCAAAATGCTTCACACTGGTGTAATTCAACCACAGCCCAACTAACCCTGAGTTTTACTACACATATGCAACTCTCACAAGGTATCTTCTTAATCTGTGGGGACCAAGCATGGGCTGAAGTGCCAATGGAAATTAAAGGTGGTCCATGTACCTTGGGAAAACTAACACTCTCCAAATATAACTGTTGCAGTATGGATCCAACAAAACCGAACTCACCACCAACATACTCGGAGCCACACATGCTTCTACTCCTGACTGCAGAGATACTGTTGAGTTCTGGAACACTCAAGACAATCACTGTCTTTTTATTGGCTCCTGGGGTTGCTAGTGCTAAAGCACTCACGAGCCTGAATAAACTTGGCTGTTGGTTAGCAAAGTTTAGCAATGCTACCGACATAGCTATATATGATTTGTTAGTTGATGCAGACAGTATTAGACATACTACACTACAAAATTGA